In the genome of Solidesulfovibrio sp., one region contains:
- a CDS encoding dual CXXC motif small (seleno)protein: MAFSRVSFTPTTAKVACPRCGQRLTYERTCLRIMLTCHACGREFDPARFVDQLDDDFDETYANVPLDRM; the protein is encoded by the coding sequence ATGGCTTTTTCCCGCGTCAGCTTCACCCCGACCACGGCCAAGGTCGCCTGCCCCCGGTGCGGCCAGCGCCTGACCTACGAGCGCACCTGCCTGCGCATCATGCTCACCTGCCACGCCTGCGGCCGGGAGTTCGACCCGGCCCGCTTCGTGGACCAGCTCGACGACGACTTCGACGAGACCTACGCCAACGTGCCGTTGGACCGCATGTAA
- a CDS encoding HD domain-containing phosphohydrolase, protein MREEMFFAVSPLMIFPKTLGRFRVYIRQAGNFVLYAAENEQFTPRHRQKLHDAGVTEVYIRAEQRPDYDRYIEKHLPQILNDSGIPVEERAKVLYTAADAVVRDVFDTRLPKGLGKREYARVAGLVEKSLNFLAMDESLRRIAALASHDYSVHTHNVHVFVFTTAILNTMKADEYTQVQAGIGALLHDIGKTRIPGEILSKPGPLTPEERQVINTHPAKGMALCQEVPLTQTAAHCILMHHERMDGTGYPGGLPGDLIPPYVRALTVADIYDALTTNRAYAEAMPPFQALRLMRDEMIEALDPDAFKRLVMILSGANMV, encoded by the coding sequence ATGCGGGAAGAAATGTTTTTTGCGGTCTCGCCCCTGATGATCTTTCCCAAGACCCTGGGAAGGTTCCGGGTCTACATCCGCCAGGCCGGCAATTTCGTGCTCTACGCCGCGGAAAACGAGCAGTTCACTCCGCGCCACCGGCAAAAGCTCCACGACGCCGGCGTGACCGAGGTCTACATCCGGGCCGAGCAGCGCCCGGATTACGACCGCTACATCGAAAAGCACCTGCCGCAAATCTTAAACGACAGCGGCATTCCCGTGGAGGAACGGGCCAAGGTCCTCTACACCGCCGCCGATGCCGTGGTGCGCGACGTCTTCGACACGCGCCTGCCCAAGGGCCTGGGCAAGCGCGAATACGCCCGCGTCGCCGGTCTGGTGGAAAAAAGCCTCAACTTCCTGGCCATGGACGAATCGTTGCGGCGCATCGCCGCCCTGGCCTCCCACGACTACAGCGTCCACACCCACAACGTGCACGTGTTCGTCTTCACCACGGCCATCCTCAACACCATGAAGGCCGACGAATACACGCAGGTCCAGGCCGGCATCGGGGCGCTTTTGCACGACATCGGCAAGACCCGCATCCCGGGCGAAATCCTGTCCAAACCCGGGCCGCTCACCCCCGAGGAACGACAGGTCATCAACACCCATCCGGCCAAGGGCATGGCCCTGTGCCAGGAAGTGCCCCTGACCCAGACCGCCGCCCACTGCATCCTCATGCACCACGAGCGCATGGACGGCACCGGCTATCCCGGCGGCCTCCCCGGGGACCTGATCCCCCCCTATGTCCGGGCCCTGACCGTGGCCGACATCTACGACGCCCTGACCACCAACCGGGCCTACGCCGAGGCCATGCCGCCCTTTCAGGCCCTGCGGCTCATGCGCGACGAAATGATCGAAGCCCTGGACCCGGACGCCTTCAAGCGCCTGGTCATGATCCTAAGCGGCGCCAACATGGTGTAA